The DNA segment TTTTTCTATTAACTGTTGGGTTACAATTATTCATTAACTTAAGTTTTCTTTTACAAAATTATTAGTATAATCTTTTATCATACCTCTTACTTTACGGAACTCATCCATTACCTCTTCGGGAGTACCTTGGGCTTTGGCAGGATCAGGAAAGTTGTAATGAATTTTTTCTGCTTGTGAGGGGAAGTATGGGCAGTTTTCTTTTGCGTTATCACAAACCGTTATTACATAATCAAAGTCAATATCTTTATACTCATCAATGTTATTAGAGGTATGGTTCGAAATATCAATACCATCTTCACTCATTACCGCAATAGCTTTAGGGTTTACACCATGTGTTTCAATACCCGCACTATATACTTCGGCTTTATTACCTGCAAAATGTTTTAAATATCCCTCGGCAATTTGACTACGACAACTATTGCCCGTACACAAGACTAAAATTTTTTTCATGACTATTATATATACTAATTATGATTTGTACTTATTAGCAACAACCTCCGCCTGGCGTACACGATGTATCCTTCTTGCTTAGATAGCCAAGAGGTGCTTTTAGTTTCTCTTTTGGTATTCCACAATTATCTGGCGCAAGACAATTTGTTTGCTTCGGCATTAATATAAAATCTTTACCATCATAGTTTAAACTATATTTGCCAATAGTATCACCCTGATATTCTACTTCTATTTCATTATCTTGTATATTTAAAATATCTTCAGATAATTTAATTATATTGAGAAGTTTAGCAGGTTTTAACCTATGCTCAAAATCGTTCGCATCCCATAACTGAAAGTTAACTACTATTTCTTCGCGTACTGTACCACCGCAGTCTATAAATTTTTTACTTACCTCTCCCACTTCTGTAACATGAAAATGTTCTGGTACATAACTACCATCAATTAACTTAAAATTTACCGCTTCGGCTGTAGCCAAATATTCTTTTATCTCTGATAATTTCATCTTTATAATAGTTTTATTATTTAACAACAATTATTTTTCTTCTCTATCAATGTGTCTTGTACATAATCAAAGA comes from the Flavobacterium arcticum genome and includes:
- a CDS encoding DUF6428 family protein, which encodes MKLSEIKEYLATAEAVNFKLIDGSYVPEHFHVTEVGEVSKKFIDCGGTVREEIVVNFQLWDANDFEHRLKPAKLLNIIKLSEDILNIQDNEIEVEYQGDTIGKYSLNYDGKDFILMPKQTNCLAPDNCGIPKEKLKAPLGYLSKKDTSCTPGGGCC
- a CDS encoding arsenate reductase ArsC codes for the protein MKKILVLCTGNSCRSQIAEGYLKHFAGNKAEVYSAGIETHGVNPKAIAVMSEDGIDISNHTSNNIDEYKDIDFDYVITVCDNAKENCPYFPSQAEKIHYNFPDPAKAQGTPEEVMDEFRKVRGMIKDYTNNFVKENLS